The proteins below come from a single Mytilus edulis chromosome 5, xbMytEdul2.2, whole genome shotgun sequence genomic window:
- the LOC139523042 gene encoding heat shock 70 kDa protein 12B-like: MASDKTMLVAAIDFGTTYSGYAFSLRHTYEKDPLKIHANQAWNAGGRQLLSLKTPTCLLLDNNKKFVSFGYEAENEYANLAMDGDQDKYYYFYRFKMKLHNNKHITSDMAVEDITGRALPAIEVFSLSIRALKDQLLEELEKQGTGLKVDEIKWVLTVPAIWSDSAKQFMRASAEKAEIPGERLLIALEPEAASIYCQHLPIEKLQGARIGFTMAMKGTKFMIIDLGGGTADITVHEKLDGTRLKELCKASGDACGGTSVDNAFFQTFVKILGGPVMRKLQKEYTSSYMDLFREFETLKRTIKNSTSGKVNFTVPYVVLDQICKENLDEDFPKTVKASTLADKLSILGDKIRFDAEFMKSLYKPTIDNIIAHVKDVLRKKESGDVDIFLLVGGFSESPMIQEAIRKAFPNTRVIVPEDSGISVLKGAVLFGHRPDFISSRIARYTYGVSVTPKFDPEKHDERRKIRMGNVPHCNNVFSSFMKADTSVLAGQKIMQVYNTTTPFQAEMGLHVYCTSLEDPKYVDDDGCTLLGELDVVVPNPSPSEHQLAVEFHFGNTELSVTAVEIPSLTPCKAKFKL; this comes from the exons ATGGCTTCAGACAAGACTATGTTGGTCGCAGCAATAGATTTTGGCACCACTTATTCTGGCTACGCATTTTCACTACGACACACTTACGAGAAAGACCCTCTGAAAATCCATGCAAACCAGGCTTGGAATGCCGGTGGTCGGCAGCTTTTGTCATTGAAAACACCGACATGTTTACTGCTAGACAACAATAAAAAGTTTGTATCGTTTGGATATGAGGCAGAAAATGAATACGCTAACTTGGCAATGGACGGAGATCAggacaaatattattatttctacAGATTTAAAATGAAACTTCATAATAATAAG CACATTACCAGCGACATGGCTGTGGAAGATATAACTGGAAGAGCATTACCAGCAATTGAAGTTTTCTCTCTGTCAATCAGAGCATTAAAAGACCAGTTGCTCGAGGAACTTGAGAAACAAGGAACTGGACTCAAGGTTGATGAAATAAAATGGGTTCTTACAGTACCCGCAATTTGGTCGGATTCAGCTAAGCAGTTCATGCGTGCCAGTGCTGAAAAG GCTGAAATACCAGGAGAACGACTATTAATAGCTTTGGAACCAGAGGCCGCATCTATATATTGTCAACATCTTCCTATAGAGAAACTCCAAGGTGCTAGAATTGGATTTACAATGGCTATGAAAGGAACAAAATTCATGATTATTGATTTAGGCG gtGGTACTGCTGATATAACTGTCCATGAAAAACTTGATGGAACCAGACTGAAGGAATTATGTAAAGCTTCGGGAGATGCCTGTGGAGGGACATCAGTTGACAATGCATTCTTCCAAACATTTGTGAAAATTCTTGGTGGTCCAGTAATGAGAAAACTACAGAAAGAGTATACATCGTCTTATATGGATCTATTTAGAGAGTTTGAGACATTGAAACGAACTATTAAAAATAGCACATCGGGGAAAGTTAATTTTACAGTTCCATACGTTGTTTTGGATCAAATATGTAAGGAAAATTTGGACGAAGATTTTCCAAAAACAGTAAAGGCATCAACACTCGCAGACAAGTTATCTATTCTCGGCGACAAGATACGTTTTGATGCTGAATTTATGAAATCGCTTTACAAACCGACAATCGATAACATCATTGCGCATGTCAAGGACGTGCTTCGAAAGAAAGAATCAGGCGATGTTGACATTTTTCTGCTTGTGGGTGGATTTTCCGAATCGCCAATGATACAAGAGGCAATCCGAAAAGCATTTCCGAACACAAGAGTAATCGTACCAGAAGATTCTGGTATTTCCGTTCTGAAAGGAGCTGTGTTGTTTGGTCACAGACCGGATTTTATTTCTTCCCGTATTGCAAGATATACATACGGAGTAAGTGTCACGCCGAAATTCGATCCAGAAAAACACGATGAAAGAAGAAAAATTAGAATGGGAAATGTTCCGCATTGTAATAATGTTTTTAGTAGTTTCATGAAAGCAGACACGTCTGTTCTAGCAGGTCAAAAGATCATGCAGGTTTATAACACGACTACGCCCTTTCAAGCAGAAATGGGGTTGCATGTGTACTGCACATCACTCGAAGACCCAAAATATGTGGATGATGATGGGTGTACTCTTCTTGGCGAATTGGACGTTGTTGTGCCCAACCCATCCCCCTCAGAACACCAACTTGCAGTGGAGTTTCACTTTGGAAATACTGAACTAAGTGTTACTGCAGTGGAAATTCCGTCCTTAACACCATGCAAGGCAAAATTCAAGTTATGA